A genomic segment from Juglans regia cultivar Chandler chromosome 14, Walnut 2.0, whole genome shotgun sequence encodes:
- the LOC108996868 gene encoding spermidine coumaroyl-CoA acyltransferase-like — protein MANGHHYTPSFILEKQDVVLVKPSKPTPSGGLSLSSIDNNPSLEILCQTIYAYRSNADNPSINNDNHVFIRAVDPALVIKEALSKALVYYYPLAGMLKKHSDGRLQINCSADGVPFLVATANCRLSSLHYLEGIDVEVLKQFVFDFPSEGDSGYHPLVLQVTKFSCGGFTIGMGLSHSVCDGFGAGQFFRALVEFSSGKSDPSVKPVWERERLVGTPSEEPLRPFVDKETLATSPYLPTTDLLHACFHVSIESIKRLKMSLQEECGTESLNQSFTTIEVLGAYVWRSRFRALDLNSDGKTHFCLTMGIRKLLHPPLPDGYYGNAFASANVVLTGGELDEIPLSKVAKLIKESKKVASKSDYIMKSLGILERMRQQNMEIPASGATMVLTDWRQLGLLEEVDFGWKDPVNILPVPWNIFGYVDLCMFLPPSKVDPSMKGGVRILVSLPRPAMAKFEKEMDALKLGLDDGANQQKEIKY, from the coding sequence ATGGCAAACGGCCACCATTATACACCCTCCTTCATACTTGAAAAGCAAGATGTCGTGCTTGTAAAACCCTCCAAGCCCACACCTTCGGGTggtctttctctctctagcaTTGACAACAATCCCAGCCTTGAGATCCTTTGCCAAACTATTTATGCGTACCGCTCAAATGCTGATAATCCCTCTATTAATAATGATAATCATGTATTCATAAGAGCAGTTGATCCAGCTCTTGTGATCAAAGAAGCCTTATCCAAGGCTTTGGTTTATTACTATCCTCTGGCTGGCATGCTAAAGAAGCACAGTGATGGAAGACTTCAAATCAATTGCAGTGCAGATGGAGTGCCATTCTTAGTGGCAACTGCCAACTGTAGGCTCTCTTCTCTTCATTATCTTGAAGGGATTGACGTTGAAGTACTCAAACAGTTTGTCTTTGATTTCCCGTCTGAGGGTGACTCAGGTTATCACCCTCTAGTCCTTCAAGTGACCAAATTCTCATGTGGGGGTTTCACAATTGGGATGGGCTTGTCTCACTCCGTTTGTGATGGGTTCGGTGCAGGCCAGTTCTTCCGAGCTTTGGTTGAGTTTTCAAGTGGGAAGAGCGATCCCTCGGTCAAACCTGTgtgggagagggagagactgGTGGGAACACCTTCAGAGGAGCCTCTCCGACCCTTTGTTGATAAGGAAACTTTGGCAACTTCACCATATTTGCCCACTACAGACctcttgcatgcatgctttCACGTAAGCATTGAAAGCATAAAAAGACTCAAGATGAGTTTGCAAGAGGAATGTGGGACAGAAAGTTTGAATCAAAGTTTCACAACTATTGAGGTTCTTGGGGCCTATGTTTGGAGATCAAGGTTTAGAGCTCTGGATTTGAACTCCGATGGGAAAACACATTTCTGTCTCACCATGGGAATAAGGAAGCTATTGCATCCACCTTTGCCAGATGGGTATTATGGGAATGCTTTCGCGTCTGCGAATGTAGTGTTAACTGGAGGGGAACTTGATGAAATACCACTCTCTAAGGTGGCAAAACTcataaaagaaagcaaaaaagttGCTTCAAAAAGCGATTACATCATGAAATCGTTAGGCATTTTGGAAAGAATGAGACAGCAAAATATGGAAATCCCAGCTAGTGGTGCAACCATGGTTTTGACAGATTGGAGGCAACTGGGTTTGTTGGAAGAAGTAGATTTCGGATGGAAGGACCCGGTGAACATATTGCCAGTGCCATGGAACATCTTTGGGTATGTAGATTTGTGCATGTTCTTGCCACCCAGCAAGGTGGATCCTTCGATGAAAGGTGGGGTTCGGATTCTTGTTTCCCTTCCCAGACCTGCAATGGCCAAGTTTGAAAAAGAGATGGATGCTCTCAAGCTTGGATTAGATGATGGAGCAAATCagcaaaaagaaataaaatattaa
- the LOC108996867 gene encoding pentatricopeptide repeat-containing protein ELI1, chloroplastic-like yields MLWKNLSYSKRIPSYVTHGQSHQAILLFHQLQKTGSKITELVLSAVARVCGKVGAIEEGKQAHCMVFKHGFDRDMILMTSLLDMYFKCTDIKDARRVYDEMPSRDVVVNNNMIFGLCRCQLIVEAINLFNNMCERDTGSWNSLISGLAQNSEERKALLLFGKMRVEGVEVDVMTMSSVLSVCADLAGLVNGKQVHGLVIRYGFDLHIPVGNAIIDMYAKCGCMDDACQFFKNMPAKNVVSWTSLIVGHGKHGLGLEALEAFDAMETEGVVPNKITFLGVLYACSHAGLVQEGWRSFNTMIHKYSITPMMEHYTCLVDLLARAGHLMEAYNFIERMPIKPEAKLLTAFFSSCCSHMNVELAKTVGQRLLELEPEQAGTYMLLSNFYGLVGDFEGVANVRRSMLKKGIRKEKACTWIEIDRKVHTFESGDRSHPRSKEIYKYLQNLVQKLKNNGYVPNTSIVMQNVDEHTKEEIVLGHSEKLAITLGLICSPPGTRIMIVKNLRVCADCHLVTALISKIEGREIVARDSSRFHHFSNGKCSCGDHW; encoded by the coding sequence ATGCTTTGgaaaaatttatcatattctaAAAGGATCCCTTCTTATGTAACGCATGGGCAAAGCCATCAAGCTATACTTTTGTTCCATCAGCTTCAGAAAACTGGGTCCAAGATCACGGAGTTGGTTCTGTCAGCGGTTGCAAGAGTCTGTGGGAAGGTTGGTGCCATAGAAGAAGGAAAGCAAGCTCATTGTATGGTGTTCAAACATGGGTTCGACAGAGATATGATTCTAATGACTTCCCTTCTTGATATGTACTTTAAATGTACAGACATCAAAGACGCTCGCCGCGTGTACGATGAAATGCCTTCAAGAGATGTTGTTGTGAACAATAACATGATTTTTGGGTTATGCCGGTGTCAGTTGATAGTGGAGGCGATcaatttgtttaataatatgTGTGAACGCGACACGGGGTCATGGAATTCTCTGATTTCTGGGCTTGCACAGAACTCGGAAGAAAGGAAGGCGTTGCTTTTGTTTGGGAAAATGAGAGTGGAGGGAGTTGAAGTTGACGTTATGACAATGTCAAGTGTTCTTTCAGTTTGTGCTGATCTTGCAGGTTTGGTTAACGGTAAACAAGTCCATGGGCTGGTGATTAGATATGGGTTTGACCTACACATACCTGTTGGAAATGCTATTATTGACATGTATGCTAAATGTGGATGCATGGATGATGCGTGCCAATTTTTCAAGAACATGCCTGCCAAGAATGTAGTTTCATGGACTTCTTTGATTGTAGGTCACGGAAAACATGGCCTGGGATTGGAAGCTCTCGAGGCATTTGATGCCATGGAAACGGAGGGTGTTGTACCAAACAAGATCACTTTCTTGGGAGTCTTATATGCATGCAGTCATGCAGGATTAGTTCAAGAAGGGTGGAGGAGTTTTAACACGATGATACACAAATACTCGATCACACCCATGATGGAGCACTATACTTGCTTGGTTGATTTACTTGCACGAGCTGGCCATCTCATGGAGGCTTATAATTTCATAGAAAGGATGCCAATAAAGCCGGAGGCAAAGCTTCTAACAGCATTTTTCAGTTCATGTTGCTCCCACATGAATGTAGAGCTAGCAAAGACCGTTGGACAGAGATTACTTGAATTGGAACCCGAACAAGCAGGGACCTATATGTTGCTGTCCAACTTTTATGGACTTGTTGGGGACTTCGAAGGTGTGGCAAATGTAAGGAGATCGATGTTAAAGAAGGGAATAAGAAAAGAGAAGGCATGTACATGGATTGAGATAGATCGAAAAGTTCACACTTTTGAGTCGGGGGATAGGTCTCATCCCCGTAGCAAAGAGATATACAAGTACTTGCAAAATCTTGTTCAGAAGCTGAAGAATAATGGGTATGTACCAAACACAAGCATCGTTATGCAAAATGTGGATGAGCACACAAAGGAAGAGATAGTTCTTGGTCACAGCGAGAAATTGGCCATCACGCTTGGGCTCATTTGCTCGCCCCCGGGAACCCGTATCATGATAGTTAAGAATCTTAGAGTATGTGCAGATTGCCATTTAGTTACCGCATTGATTTCAAAGATTGAAGGGAGGGAGATTGTTGCCAGAGATTCAAGCCGATTTCATCATTTCAGTAATGGAAAATGCTCTTGTGGAGATCATTGGTGA
- the LOC108996858 gene encoding protein LURP-one-related 7-like: MAYSAAEYPTNLPIPVDLFVSKIHKGLTRGDLGFADTSGRIVFKVNRQSSKSSANKLEIVDATGKPVISLHGSDNGSWKGYKGDDQKDSIFTVRTEKTELLVSLVNPASELKVKGQPSMKSCTIYKGNDIVAQTSLMYKLCQLYVSRRKFRLTIFPGSVDHAVVAALIVIFFERRRK; the protein is encoded by the exons ATGGCTTATTCCGCTGCGGAATACCCGACGAATTTGCCGATCCCGGTCGACCTCTTCGTGTCCAAGATACATAAGGGCCTTACGCGTGGCGATCTCGGGTTCGCTGACACCTCCGGTCGCATCGTTTTTAAGGTCAACCGTCAGTCTTCCAAATCCTCGGCTAATAAGCTAGAAATCGTTGACGCCACGGGAAAACCTGTAATTTCCTTGCACGGTAGCGAT AATGGGTCGTGGAAAGGCTACAAGGGGGACGATCAGAAGGACTCCATTTTCACAGTTAGAACTGAAAAAACCGAGTTGCTGGTGTCTCTTGTTAACCCGGCCTCTGAATTGAAGGTgaaaggccagccttcaatgAAATCCTGCACCATTTATAAAGGCAATGACATTGTGGCTCAG ACTAGTCTAATGTACAAGCTTTGTCAGCTGTATGTTAGTAGGCGTAAATTTCGGCTAACCATATTTCCTGGATCTGTTGACCATGCTGTGGTTGCGGCGCTGATCGTAATCTTTTTTGAACGAagaagaaaatag